The genomic segment GTCATACTGACTTTTCACCATAATTTGTCCGCTTATTCCACTGCGCTGTCGCTGCGCGGGAATCTACTGTGTTGACGTTTTACTGTCAAAGAAGAATCCATCAGAAATCCGGTTTTTTCACCGGCCAGTTATACCGGTTCAGAAATGTTCCACGTGAAACATGAAATCTTAAAAAATCATTAACGAGCCGAAAGTGTCCTTATTTTCCGATACAGAATTCCGAAAAGACAACATCCAGAATATCCTCCACATCGACCCGGCCGGTGATTTTTCCGAGGCTGCGGGCTGCAAGACGCAAATCCTCCGCCAGCAGTTCCAACTCCTGATGAGCGCTGTTCAGGTAGCGATCCAGGTGATCCAGGCACTCCTTCAGCGCCAGACGATGACGGGTGCGGGTCAGGCTCGGCGTGTCCGAAAGGTCCATGCGTCGTTCCACCTCTTGCGCCAGGGCTTTCAGAAACCCTTCCAGGCCGGTCTCCTGTTTTGCGGAAACCTGCCACACCCCCAGAGCTCCCCCGGGCGGTACCAAACCGCTCCGTTCCCCAATTGGGGCAAGGTCAACCTTGTTGAGCAAAATCATGCTGTTTTCATCAATCAGCGCCCGGCTGCGGGGGGAGATGTCCGGCCAGTCTGCCGCCTCCAGCATGATGACTTTCAGATCAGCCTCCCGGGCCCGCCGTTCCGCCCGGCGAATGCCTTCCGCTTCAATCACGTCGGCACTTTCGCGAATGCCGGCGGTATCCACCACCGTCACCGGATAACCGGCAATGTCCAGATGCACCTCAAGGATGTCACGGGTGGTGCCGGCAATGTCGGAGACAATGGCCACGTCCCGCCGCGACAGAAAATTCAGCAACGTGGATTTGCCCACATTGGGCGCACCGAGGATGACCACCTGAAGACCATCGCGAATGCGTTCCCCCTTGTGATTATCATCAAGATGGGCGGCAATGCGGGCGCGCAATTGTTCAATTCGCGGCCGTACCTGTGCGGTCACATCCTCGGGAATTTCCTCGTCCGCAAAATCAATATCCGCCTCCAGATAAGCCATGGCGGCAGTGATATCCCGGCGCCAGCCTT from the Luteithermobacter gelatinilyticus genome contains:
- the mnmE gene encoding tRNA uridine-5-carboxymethylaminomethyl(34) synthesis GTPase MnmE encodes the protein MTIFALSSGKGRAGVAVIRLSGPQTATAVRTLTRKHDLPVPREACLRWFYDPQTGHRLDQGLVLYFPAPHSFTGEAVAEFHIHGGRAVIAGFLEALGKIPGVRPAEPGEFTRRAFDHGKMDLTAIEGLADLINAETEAQRRQALRQMDGRLAALYEGWRRDITAAMAYLEADIDFADEEIPEDVTAQVRPRIEQLRARIAAHLDDNHKGERIRDGLQVVILGAPNVGKSTLLNFLSRRDVAIVSDIAGTTRDILEVHLDIAGYPVTVVDTAGIRESADVIEAEGIRRAERRAREADLKVIMLEAADWPDISPRSRALIDENSMILLNKVDLAPIGERSGLVPPGGALGVWQVSAKQETGLEGFLKALAQEVERRMDLSDTPSLTRTRHRLALKECLDHLDRYLNSAHQELELLAEDLRLAARSLGKITGRVDVEDILDVVFSEFCIGK